In Ipomoea triloba cultivar NCNSP0323 chromosome 15, ASM357664v1, one genomic interval encodes:
- the LOC116006182 gene encoding sodium/hydrogen exchanger 2-like, whose product MAFGLSSFLESSDLFTSDHASVVSMNLFVALLCACIVLGHLLEENRWVNESITALIIGLCTGVVILLLSGGKSSHLLVFSEDLFFIYLLPPIIFNAGFQVKKKQFFVNFMTIMLFGAIGTLISCSIISFGAVKIFKKLNIDFLDFGDYLAIGAIFAATDSVCTLQVLSQDETPLLYSLVFGEGVVNDATSVVLFNAIQSFDMTSFDPKIGLHFIGNFFYLFISSTFLGVAIGLLCAYVIKKLYFGRHSTDREVALMMLMSYLSYIMAELFYLSGILTVFFCGIVMSHYTWHNVTESSRVTTRHSFATLSFVAETFIFLYVGMDALDIDKWTFVKNSPGTSVAVSSILVGLILVGRAAFVFPLSFLSNLAKKNSSDKISFRQQIIIWWAGLMRGAVSIALAYNKFTTSGHTSLHENAIMITSTVTVVLFSTVVFGLMTQPLINLLLPPHKQLSSGHSSMTTSEPNSPKHFAVPLLDNQQDSESDPIAGPEVTRPTALRMLLRTPTHTVHRYWRKFDDSFMRPVFGGRGFVPFVASSPAEQSPR is encoded by the exons ATGGCGTTCGGATTATCTTCTTTCCTCGAAAGTTCGGATTTGTTCACGTCTGATCATGCTTCCGTTGTGTCGATGAACCTCTTTGTTGCGCTGCTTTGCGCATGCATTGTTCTTGGCCATCTACTCGAGGAGAATCGCTGGGTGAACGAATCCATTACTGCCCTTATAATT GGTTTGTGCACCGGAGTTGTTATTTTGCTCCTTAGCGGAGGAAAGAGTTCACATCTTCTCGTCTTTAGCGAAgatcttttttttatatatctcCTGCCACCTATAATTTTCAATGCTGG GTTTCAGGTGAAAAAGAAGCAGTTTTTCGTGAACTTCATGACAATTATGCTGTTTGGAGCTATTGGCACACTTATTAGCTGTTCTATTATATCATTTG GTGCGGTCAAAATTTTCAAGAAGTTAAATATTGACTTTCTGGATTTTGGAGATTATTTAG CAATTGGTGCAATATTTGCTGCAACCGATTCTGTTTGCACATTGCAG GTGCTCAGCCAGGACGAGACACCCCTACTTTACAGTCTCGTGTTTGGAGAAGGGGTTGTCAACGATGCTACATCTGTGGTCCTTTTTAATGCTATTCAAAGTTTTGACATGACTAGTTTTGATCCAAAAATTGGGCTTCATTTCATTGGAAACTTCTTCTATTTATTTATCTCAAGCACTTTTCTGGGCGTGGCA ATTGGACTGCTTTGTGCTTATGTTATCAAAAAGCTATACTTTGGCAG GCACTCAACCGATCGTGAGGTTGCCCTTATGATGCTCATGTCTTACTTGTCTTATATAATGGCAGAG TTATTCTATCTAAGCGGCATACTTACTGTATTCTTCTGTGGAATTGTGATGTCTCATTATACATGGCACAATGTTACCGAGAGCTCAAGGGTCACTACTAG GCATTCCTTTGCAACTCTGTCATTTGTTGCAGAGACATTTATCTTCCTCTATGTTGGTATGGATGCCTTGGATATCGATAAATGGACATTTGTGAAAAATAG tCCGGGAACATCAGTTGCAGTGAGCTCAATATTGGTAGGCCTAATCTTAGTAGGCAGAGCTGCATTCGTATTCCCTTTGTCGTTTTTATCCAACTTAGCAAAGAAAAACTCTTCTGACAAGATATCGTTCAGGCAACAA ATCATAATTTGGTGGGCTGGTCTAATGAGAGGCGCCGTCTCAATCGCACTTGCATATAATAAG TTTACAACCTCGGGGCATACTTCATTGCACGAGAATGCAATAATGATTACAAGTACTGTTACGGTTGTTCTGTTCAGCACAGTT GTGTTCGGGTTGATGACGCAACCTCTCATAAATCTTCTGCTACCCCCGCACAAGCAGCTATCGAGCGGTCATTCGTCGATGACAACGTCCGAGCCTAATAGTCCAAAGCACTTCGCGGTGCCACTTCTGGACAACCAACAGGACTCAGAAAGCGACCCGATAGCCGGGCCTGAAGTTACTCGACCAACTGCCTTACGCATGCTGCTAAGGACGCCAACCCACACTGTGCACCGCTATTGGCGTAAGTTTGATGATTCGTTTATGCGCCCCGTGTTTGGCGGGCGGGGATTCGTTCCATTTGTCGCGAGCTCACCAGCTGAGCAGAGCCCTAGATGA